In a genomic window of Penaeus chinensis breed Huanghai No. 1 chromosome 30, ASM1920278v2, whole genome shotgun sequence:
- the LOC125041175 gene encoding acyl-coenzyme A thioesterase 1-like isoform X1, with the protein MLQASKVLQFSPKYLLPRNIRTMASAASRDVQVSVTPSSCLHDEPVQIRAEGLSPNQDVTLYLSMRDTRNVHYISTAHYRADSNGQVDVDTMESLGGSYTGHFPMGLIGTLHPAPSEYKFTRFFKRDVLNPNIVDLSVFDGHLTEEKVCTPECEKALASTKHERHYMGPGVQRIPVRYGKVRGSLFLPAGEGPFPGVVDMFGTAGGLLEYRSAQLASRGIAALSLAFFAYDDLPKTLEEFNISYFEEAVEFLLKHEKVRGPGVGVIGTSKGGDLALSMAAFIPSIIACVTINCYSSPIGVGMRVKDRLYPCLPGHDLQNVCLDNEGAVVIRRDVRDPRKSKESTLPIEQSNAAFLFLVGSDDQNIHSEFYAQLACQQLRSHNYQKWFEVCSYPGAGHLLEPPYSPHCSASFQHTFMLPVRWGGRSKFHILAQEKAWYKMREFLLQHLGCDNNVVKEADCQKVTFLKSNL; encoded by the exons ATGCTGCAAGCTTCAAAAGTTCTTCAATTTTCGCCTAAATATTTGTTACCTAGAAATATCCGGACAATGGCTTCAGCGGCATCTAGG GATGTGCAGGTTTCCGTCACTCCGTCTTCCTGCCTTCACGATGAGCCTGTGCAAATCAGGGCGGAAGGACTTTCGCCTAATCAGGATGTTACTCTTTATTTGTCTATGAGGGATACCAGGAATGTTCATTATATTTCAACTGCTCATTATAG AGCTGACAGCAATGGACAGGTGGATGTGGACACTATGGAATCCTTGGGGGGGAGTTACACCGGTCATTTTCCCATGGGACTTATTGGCACCTTGCATCCCGCTCCTTCAGAGTACAAATTCACTCGCTTCTTCAAGAGGGATGTCCTGAACCCTAACATT GTAGATTTAAGTGTATTTGATGGACACCTGACTGAAGAGAAAGTGTGCACTCCAGAGTGTGAGAAAGCCTTGGCCAGTACAAAGCACGAGCGTCACTACATGGGGCCAGGAGTTCAACGAATCCCAGTGCGCTATGGAAAAGTTAggggctctctctttctccctgcag GCGAAGGTCCCTTCCCTGGCGTAGTTGACATGTTTGGGACGGCAGGCGGCCTCTTGGAGTACCGGTCGGCACAGCTGGCATCAAGAGGGATAGCTGCGTTGTCCCTTGCCTTCTTCGCCTATGACGACCTGCCCAAGACACTGGAAGAATTCAACATTTCGTATTTCGAGGAAGCCGTGGAGTTCCTTCTAAAGCATGAAAAG GTGCGTGGTCCAGGGGTAGGGGTCATTGGAACTAGCAAGGGGGGAGACCTGGCTTTGTCCATGGCAGCATTTATTCCGTCTATTATAGCTTGCGTTACAATCAATTGTTACAGCTCTCCAATTGGTGTGGGAATGCGTGTTAAGGATCGTCTCTATCCCTGTCTGCCAGGACATGATTTGCAAAATGTTTGTCTTGATAACGAAGGTGCCGTTGTCATACGTAGAGATGTGCGTGACCCTCGTAAAAGCAAAGAGTCAACCCTCCCCATCGAACAGAGCAATGCAGCTTTTTTGTTCCTTGTTGGCAGCGACGATCAAAACATACACTCAGAATTTTATGCCCAGTTGGCCTGTCAGCAACTACGTTCACACAACTACCAAAAATGGTTTGAGGTCTGCTCATACCCTGGAGCAGGCCATCTTCTGGAGCCGCCATACTCACCTCATTGCTCGGCATCATTCCAGCACACCTTTATGCTGCCAGTCCGCTGGGGGGGGAGAAGCAAGTTCCACATCCTTGCACAGGAAAAGGCTTGGTACAAGATGAGGGAGTTTTTGCTCCAACATTTAGGCTGTGACAATAATGTGGTGAAAGAAGCAGACTGTCAGAAAGTTACATTTTTGAAGAGTAATTTGTAA